One genomic region from Nitrospirota bacterium encodes:
- the acsB gene encoding acetyl-CoA decarbonylase/synthase complex subunit alpha/beta, translating to MSKVIATGAILGAHYYVKQAEALVEKAITEKGTDFKFEFPDTAYFLPQMFTMTGFEVRTVGDMKAALQQHVKPLLTDAPEDKLYKPYLGEALDAGMAALFAQEMIMAIRYLYGQEPVKDDSIGLTYNGFISDTILRNLGVQLVDGSMPGYVCIIGAADSDDQAFDIARDLQQKNILTLMCGNVNGDSMTKQLLRKGVQLGWDTRLVPLGPEVEHAIYALNWAARAGITFGGMKGGDFQKILKYSKDKVFAFAMVLGPLNDRIWTTGAGAINMGFPAIANTDIPVVHPTGVTIYEEVEKELDPKKLVERCFEVRGLKITVSKPPIPVAYGPAFEGERIRKEDMHIEMGGQRTPAFEWLRTVDMSAVEDGKVTIVGTDAEARYAKGGQMPLGVVIDVAGRKMQKDFEPVLERKIHHFVNEAQGIWHMGQRDQNWFRVSINALKEGFVLKHFGDILATQLKHKFNNIVDKVQVTLYVDEADVKKMHAEALKAYHERDVRLASMTDESVDLFYSCILCQSFAPNHVCVVSPERLGLCGAYNWLDAKAAYEIDPNGANQPVLKGEVLDPVKGRWKGVDEYVYTNSHQSLEYFNAYSIMDAPMTSCGCFECIMAIVPEANGVMIVNRGFTGMTPIGMKFSTLAGTVGGGAQTPGFMGIGRFFLTSKKFLFAEGGFKRVVWMTKNLKESFAEEFKKRAEEEGIPDLIDRIADETVAEDSEKLVAYLTEKGHPALTMDPMF from the coding sequence CATGACCGGCTTCGAGGTCCGGACGGTCGGGGACATGAAGGCCGCCCTCCAGCAGCATGTGAAGCCGCTCCTCACCGATGCCCCGGAGGACAAGCTGTATAAGCCTTATCTGGGAGAAGCGCTCGACGCCGGCATGGCGGCGCTCTTCGCCCAGGAGATGATCATGGCCATCCGCTACCTGTACGGCCAGGAGCCGGTGAAGGACGACTCCATCGGCCTCACCTACAACGGGTTCATCTCCGACACGATTCTCCGGAACCTCGGCGTTCAGCTGGTGGACGGATCCATGCCGGGATACGTCTGCATCATCGGCGCGGCCGACAGCGACGACCAGGCCTTCGACATTGCCCGGGACCTCCAGCAGAAGAACATCCTCACCCTGATGTGCGGCAACGTGAACGGCGACAGCATGACCAAGCAGCTGCTCCGCAAGGGCGTGCAGCTCGGCTGGGACACCCGTCTGGTCCCGCTGGGACCCGAGGTGGAGCACGCGATCTATGCTCTGAACTGGGCGGCGCGCGCGGGCATCACGTTCGGCGGCATGAAGGGCGGCGATTTCCAGAAGATCCTCAAGTACTCCAAGGACAAGGTCTTCGCGTTCGCCATGGTGCTGGGGCCGTTGAACGACCGGATCTGGACCACGGGCGCGGGCGCCATCAACATGGGATTCCCCGCGATCGCGAACACGGACATCCCGGTCGTGCATCCGACCGGCGTCACGATCTACGAGGAGGTCGAGAAGGAGCTCGATCCCAAGAAGCTCGTGGAGCGGTGCTTCGAAGTGCGCGGCCTCAAGATCACGGTTTCGAAGCCGCCGATCCCGGTCGCCTACGGCCCCGCGTTCGAGGGCGAGCGCATCCGCAAGGAGGATATGCACATCGAGATGGGCGGGCAGCGCACGCCGGCCTTCGAGTGGCTCCGCACGGTGGATATGAGCGCCGTTGAGGACGGCAAGGTCACCATCGTCGGCACAGACGCGGAGGCCCGGTATGCGAAGGGCGGGCAGATGCCGCTCGGCGTGGTGATCGACGTGGCCGGCCGCAAGATGCAGAAGGACTTCGAGCCGGTGCTCGAGCGGAAGATCCATCACTTCGTCAACGAAGCCCAGGGCATCTGGCACATGGGCCAGCGGGACCAGAACTGGTTCCGGGTCAGCATCAACGCTCTCAAGGAAGGGTTCGTGCTGAAGCACTTCGGGGACATCCTCGCGACCCAGCTCAAGCACAAGTTCAACAACATCGTGGACAAGGTCCAGGTGACCTTGTACGTGGACGAAGCCGATGTCAAGAAGATGCATGCCGAAGCGCTGAAGGCGTATCATGAGCGCGACGTCCGGCTTGCATCCATGACCGACGAGTCCGTTGACCTCTTCTATTCCTGCATCCTCTGCCAGAGCTTCGCACCGAACCACGTGTGCGTGGTGTCGCCGGAGCGTCTCGGCCTCTGCGGCGCCTATAACTGGCTCGATGCCAAGGCTGCCTACGAGATCGACCCGAACGGCGCGAACCAGCCCGTCCTGAAGGGCGAGGTCCTCGACCCGGTCAAGGGCCGCTGGAAAGGCGTGGACGAATATGTGTACACCAACTCGCATCAGTCGCTGGAGTATTTCAACGCGTACAGCATCATGGACGCGCCCATGACCTCCTGCGGCTGCTTCGAGTGCATTATGGCCATCGTGCCCGAAGCGAACGGCGTGATGATCGTAAACCGCGGCTTCACCGGCATGACCCCCATCGGCATGAAGTTCTCGACACTTGCCGGCACCGTGGGCGGCGGAGCGCAGACCCCGGGCTTCATGGGCATCGGGCGGTTCTTCCTCACCAGCAAAAAGTTCCTCTTCGCCGAAGGCGGTTTCAAGCGCGTGGTCTGGATGACCAAGAACCTGAAGGAGTCCTTTGCCGAGGAGTTCAAGAAGCGTGCCGAGGAGGAGGGCATTCCCGACCTGATCGACCGGATCGCGGACGAGACGGTGGCCGAGGATTCGGAGAAACTGGTGGCCTACCTTACGGAAAAGGGCCATCCTGCGCTGACGATGGATCCGATGTTCTAA
- a CDS encoding NAD(P)H-dependent oxidoreductase subunit E: protein MEEKLEGIYARYRENEGNLISILQDIESEFGYLREDAISWFSERLDVPPARFYGVATFYAQFHLKPRGKNIITACCGTACHVKGSERLINSLTKELGIPSGEDTSEDLKFTVEKVNCVGACSIAPVIIFNKAVHGKMSPDKLMKEIKGLKAVETGNAQSQ from the coding sequence ATGGAAGAAAAGCTCGAAGGTATATATGCCCGATACCGGGAAAATGAAGGGAACCTGATCTCAATCCTGCAGGACATCGAGAGCGAGTTCGGATACCTCCGTGAGGATGCGATCTCCTGGTTCTCAGAGCGACTCGATGTCCCGCCGGCAAGGTTCTATGGCGTTGCCACATTCTACGCTCAGTTCCATCTCAAGCCCCGGGGGAAAAATATCATCACCGCATGCTGCGGGACGGCGTGCCATGTGAAGGGCTCCGAAAGGCTCATCAACAGCCTTACGAAGGAACTGGGCATCCCTTCGGGCGAGGACACGTCCGAAGACCTCAAATTCACCGTCGAAAAAGTGAACTGCGTCGGCGCCTGCAGCATCGCGCCGGTCATCATCTTCAATAAGGCGGTGCATGGCAAGATGTCGCCGGACAAGCTCATGAAAGAAATCAAGGGACTTAAGGCGGTCGAGACGGGGAACGCACAGAGTCAGTAG
- the nuoF gene encoding NADH-quinone oxidoreductase subunit NuoF, which produces MHKDISVKVCMGTGGMAAGGEQVMSSFEKAFAAAGIKGSVEKHCSVHKVGCRGFCARDVLVDVIVDGNKFTYEYIKTDMVDRLVNEHIIGGTPVDEWLVKADYHTFHDKQVKVVLSDCGEVDPEDIDSYISRGGYEAMKKVIATMTPQEIIEVIKASGLRGRGGAGFPTGQKWDMAIKAPGPVKYLICNADEGDPGAFMDRSVVEGNPHAVIEGMVIGAYAIGAPYGYVYIRAEYPLAVERLHLAIKQAQERGFLGKNILGKGFDFKIKVKLGAGAFVCGEETALIASIEGRRGQPRAKPPFPVQKGLWGYPTIINNVETLANVPYIMRKGAAWYAGMGTEKSKGTKVFALTGKIQNSGLIEVPMGIPLKEVIYDIGGGIEGGRKLKAVQTGGPSGGCIPSSIVDTTLDYESLGKVGSIMGSGGMVVLDETDCMVNVAKYFLQFTQSESCGKCVPCRIGTKRLLEILTRITEGKGRASDIDLLETLSSDVKTSSLCGLGQSAPNPVLSTIKYYRDEYEAHIRDKKCPAGVCKDLLTYSIIEDACKGCTACTLVCPAGAITGEKKKPHTINPDLCIKCGACFDKCKFKAIKKG; this is translated from the coding sequence ATGCATAAGGATATCTCGGTAAAGGTTTGTATGGGCACGGGCGGGATGGCCGCCGGCGGCGAGCAGGTGATGTCTTCATTCGAGAAGGCATTTGCGGCTGCGGGCATCAAAGGAAGCGTGGAGAAGCACTGCTCGGTGCACAAGGTGGGCTGCAGGGGGTTCTGCGCCCGTGATGTGCTCGTGGACGTAATCGTGGACGGGAACAAGTTCACCTACGAGTACATCAAGACCGATATGGTTGACCGGCTCGTGAACGAGCATATCATCGGCGGCACTCCTGTCGACGAATGGCTTGTGAAGGCCGACTATCACACGTTTCACGACAAGCAGGTCAAGGTGGTCCTTTCCGACTGCGGCGAGGTAGATCCCGAAGATATCGACTCGTACATCAGCCGCGGCGGCTACGAGGCGATGAAAAAAGTCATTGCCACCATGACTCCCCAGGAAATCATCGAGGTGATCAAGGCCTCGGGTCTGCGCGGCCGGGGCGGCGCAGGATTTCCCACGGGCCAGAAGTGGGACATGGCGATCAAAGCCCCCGGACCCGTCAAGTACCTTATCTGCAACGCCGACGAGGGGGACCCCGGTGCGTTCATGGACCGTTCGGTGGTCGAGGGAAACCCGCACGCGGTGATCGAAGGCATGGTCATCGGCGCCTATGCCATCGGCGCTCCCTATGGATACGTGTACATCCGGGCCGAGTACCCTCTTGCCGTTGAACGCCTCCATCTGGCGATCAAGCAGGCACAGGAGCGCGGTTTCCTCGGAAAGAACATCCTCGGGAAAGGCTTTGATTTCAAGATCAAGGTAAAGCTCGGCGCCGGCGCCTTTGTGTGCGGCGAAGAGACTGCGCTCATCGCTTCAATCGAGGGCAGGCGCGGCCAACCACGTGCCAAGCCGCCCTTCCCCGTCCAGAAAGGTCTCTGGGGCTACCCCACGATCATCAATAATGTGGAGACGCTCGCGAATGTGCCGTACATCATGAGGAAGGGCGCCGCATGGTATGCGGGCATGGGTACGGAGAAGAGCAAGGGGACAAAAGTATTTGCGCTCACCGGCAAGATCCAGAACTCGGGCCTCATCGAGGTACCGATGGGCATCCCGCTCAAAGAGGTCATCTACGATATCGGCGGAGGCATTGAAGGCGGCAGGAAGCTCAAGGCCGTCCAGACGGGCGGGCCGTCCGGCGGGTGCATTCCGTCGAGCATTGTCGATACTACGCTGGACTATGAATCGCTCGGCAAAGTCGGTTCGATCATGGGGTCGGGCGGCATGGTGGTTTTGGACGAGACCGACTGCATGGTGAACGTGGCCAAGTACTTCCTGCAATTCACCCAGTCGGAATCCTGCGGCAAATGCGTACCGTGCAGGATCGGCACCAAGCGTCTCCTCGAGATACTGACGCGGATCACTGAAGGGAAGGGCAGGGCATCGGACATCGATCTTCTCGAGACCCTGAGCAGCGATGTGAAGACATCTTCGCTCTGCGGGCTCGGTCAGAGCGCGCCGAATCCGGTCCTCTCCACGATCAAATACTACCGCGACGAGTATGAGGCGCACATCCGCGATAAGAAGTGCCCCGCGGGCGTGTGCAAGGACCTCCTGACATACAGTATTATCGAGGATGCCTGCAAGGGCTGCACGGCCTGCACCCTGGTCTGCCCGGCCGGCGCCATCACCGGTGAGAAGAAAAAGCCGCATACGATCAACCCGGACCTCTGCATCAAGTGCGGCGCCTGCTTCGACAAATGCAAGTTCAAGGCGATAAAAAAAGGGTAA